The nucleotide window ATTAACTCaagaattaaaatatgtaatacagCCAAATCCTGCAAATTCAGACTGCCATGTGAATTATAATGTGAAATTGTGATTTTTAACCTCTGTGAAAATGGGTGGATCTGGTAGGGCCGGTCCAAAGGGGGGCACATCCTCTCTTGCTGTGACTGATACctgttgattaaaaaaagggCAGTAATGCTCCTGCTGTTCTTAGACCAACGCAAAGCCTGTCAATGTATGCTCAGAGGGTGCGTGAGTTTcctgcacattttaaataaattaattataacatCTCATCAACCTGCTACACTTTCCTTCTGCGCTGTACCTGAAATGCTTTGCACCCTCCTTCTTTATTCCCACTGGCTCTCTCCACTTGTCTAACAGCAATAAAACAGTGAAGAAAGTGAGAGCTAATGATGTCAGAAATGAACGGGACTTGGCCTTCCTGGTAAACCAGTGCAACAATATCATTGCCAATGTGTCTCTTCCTCTGcagctgaaaagaaagaagagaattaTACAGGGtttaatctttaatttaaaactgaGAAGGTCCACTGTAGGCAAAAGAGCAGAACTGTAACTTACCTGCTGTGTATCACCTTCTGTGAATGGTAATTTCGTTGACACATGAAATATTATTTCCCTCCCAGAAAATGATGTATAGACAGCATCTTTTCCTGTCTGACCATGACACACATCCAAACCTCCTCTAAAGCTGAACAAGACAAGCACACGTTAAACAAGCTTCCCCCATATACTTTTAGTGACCTCTTACTATCCACAACACATAACAGGCTATTTCTCTGATAAACCattgtataattttaaaaataaatttcctcAATGatgttatgtgtttttatttcactgtctttccaaaaaagcagctgaatacaaacaatacaaactgaatgcaaaatgtaaactaCGTGAACTTCATGGAGAggcctgtttgtttttgtacgTGCTAAATAATAATCACATAGTCCATTGGCCATAAAATAGATTTGCACTGTTATAGTGCAAAGATTGTAAGacatgaacaaaaaagtgaTATTAGCAAGTGTTGTGCCTATTGAATGTTCACTCAGTACTCTGAAAAGCAAAATAGATGCACGAATGCCCTCAAGGTGTTGGCCTGTATGTGACACATTACCCTGTAAAGCCCTGTAGTTTCACAGTCTCTCCTAGAATAGAAAGAAATTCTTGAAAATCTTTACTTTCATCATTGTTACTCAGTATCTCTTCTTCAGTTAGCTGAAAAGTTGGAAAAGAGAGACATAGGATAGGGTGGTGTGACATAtcagagaggaaaggaaaaatggaaaagctaTTTGATAATAACTACagatgtatttgtgtgtgtgtgtgtgtgtgtgtgttttactgtagttcTTTACCTGCCCTTCCTTCTGATATAAAACACCAAACTTGAAGTTTTGTGACATTCTGTGCTCATCAAATGCTGTGATAAGTTCTGGAGCCTGGAAAACAGTGAGAGGAAAGGaagctaaaatgtttacgtatTATAGTGGAAACATTGTTATATATTTCTTCAGCTCAGAGGAATTATTCCCATTTAAGTCAGTTTGTGTATATTGAACACACATTAGTGTGTCAGTAACACACATTAAaagataaatcaataaatttgTGAAAGTGATGCATTAGCACATTGAAATACAGTCTCGggctgtttaaattttaattaaaaaggagGATTATAAAaagagatggactggcgtcccatcctgggtgtgtccccgccccctccagccttgcgccctgtgttgccgagttaggctccggctcgccgcgaccccacttaggacaagcggtttcagaaaacgtacgtgtgtgtgtgtgtgtgtgtgtgtgtgtgtgtgtgtgtgtgtgtttgtgagagtgagtgtgagtgattATAAAAAGAGGGGCCATACCTTAAGGTAGGAGACTGGCTCAAATATGGTCACAGTTACATTGTCACACAGCATCTACAGGATATAGTTGCATATTTACCCTTCATTAGCTTTTCCTCTCTTCAGTTCATAGTATTCCATAAaatttactgttactgttaataAAGCTTCGAATAAGGAAATCAGCCAAAGCATTGAAACCTGGTCCATTTTACTTCAGAGAATGAAATCTACAAAGTCACTGTTAAAAAAGATCTTATATACATAATcctaattttgatttttaatgtgCCTGCGAATATCTCTCGTAGCAGTAGAAACAATGCTTGGAGTGAAACTGAAGTTTCGAGTACCTTAGCCAGCTCTGCAGCAGTAGGGAAATGGtggaagagacagagagagaacacTCCATGCACAGTGCTTTCTTTCATTCTGGAAGACAGAGGAGTGCTGGATTTAGCTACAGCCTTTATAGAAATGCATGTTACAGTGTCGAAAATTAGTCTTAAATTACCCTCCATACCTCTATACAATGCCTACACTTAAGATTACGAAcaaccaaatatgatgaatatgATCAGTATAAgtagggaacagcaggtgtagtgattagagctgctcccCTGCACTGGAAGGACCCAGGCTGAATCCCgtctcctgctctagtacccttgagcaacgtaccaACATTAAattgcaaaaggaaaaaaaaaaaaatcacccagcttaCTAAaggggtgaatcactgtaaattgctttggagaaaagtgtcagccgaataaataaatgctaataAATATGAACCTCAGTATGACCCTCAGTCTTTTCTCATCCTCCTCCAAGCAAGCGGAGAGGACGAGGGATCCAAGGCAAGGGTCTACTGCTGTGAACGAGTGATGATACTgacaaggagaaaaagaaatggttAGCTCATAAGACACTGGCTAACTGAAACTGTCTCGCTGTCAAAGCCTACAAACAAATGGGTTAGACTGACTTTGGATCTGAAGAATTCCCTGTAGATCTTTGCTTCAAGGTCCCTCTCCATAATTTCATAGCTCTCTGTGCCACTTCTTGATTCAGACACGGTGGGGCTGGTTTTATCAAACTTCTCCATGGGTGGGTCTATCCAGTAGCCTCCACATTTAGGTGGAAGAATCAAAGGGAAAGTGCCTCTTATCTTTAAAACCTGTCATTTGAAAAAAGCGAAGAGCCATATTGTTCTCATCATGCATGTGCCACAAAGCTTGTTTTACAGCATCTGTAAAAACAATAGCAACTGTAGTTTACCAGCTGCCTTTGATTCATTCTCTTACTGAAGATTTCCTAAAACTGAAGTTCAACAAAATCAGTACAACCTTCAAAGGAGGGGGGAACGCACAGCGTTGCTCGTCTAGTCGGCTGCCCTGTAGAAAAACGCGCAAAATCCGAAACGTGAGAGTGACCGCCTGAAAGAGAACCGCGGCACAAATTGTGGCTGAACTTGACGTAAACAATCATAAAAAAAGTTCCAAAGTTACCTGaagtttttcaattatttcaaaaAGTTCAGTGTccttaaagaaaaaagaggaagaaaacattGTCAGCTGACACAGGAACGGGTTCTCACAGATCTTATGTGAACCTACAATGACTTACCCTCTGGCTGGAGGCTGCGGGGAGGACGGGCTTCGTCTCACTTGTGGGAGAGTCCAGAATATCTAAAATGCTGCGCTCTATGGACTCCGGTCTGTTTTTAACCACATTCGCCATTGAGAAAATTAAGCTTATTAATGATGTatataaaaacaacaagaaGAAGCCTCAAAGATGCACTGACAAACAGAAGACTGCTCAATGCGTAATCGACAAGCAGGTAGAGAAAGATTGCGTATTACCGTGTCTCATCTGTACAAATGAACTTGTCCACCCTGTAGGCAAAGTAGCAACAACTGTTGAGCCAACTGTGCCCAAGAATTAATTCTTTTCACCAGAATCTTATATTTCCAGTGCCAAATTTTTGCCACACAAGAACTGCAGAGGTATTCGTATAAAGCTATACTCATACACAAATACATAGTTTCTTTATAGTGCAACCAGTAACAAATTAAAGgttcttttatttgtttcatgTAAGTTATAAACTTACCCTCCATAAGCCCCAAAAGTGAAACTTCTCTTTCTGGAGAACAACTTCTCATTTCTTCCGTAGCTGTCCATCTGTCTGTATCAGAGTTGATGTGTTGTGATGACTAGTCAGTCAGCGGATACAGTGAATAAAATCCTCCTTCCCTTTCAatctctctcctctctgccCCCTGCTTCTTTCTCATTTAATCTCTCTCTACTTCCTTCCATATCCCCTGCTGTTAGAAAGACTGACGTAGTTA belongs to Scleropages formosus chromosome 18, fSclFor1.1, whole genome shotgun sequence and includes:
- the rap1gapl gene encoding rap1 GTPase-activating protein 1 encodes the protein MDSYGRNEKLFSRKRSFTFGAYGGVDKFICTDETRPESIERSILDILDSPTSETKPVLPAASSQRDTELFEIIEKLQGSRLDEQRCAFPPPLKVLKIRGTFPLILPPKCGGYWIDPPMEKFDKTSPTVSESRSGTESYEIMERDLEAKIYREFFRSKYHHSFTAVDPCLGSLVLSACLEEDEKRLRVILRMKESTVHGVFSLCLFHHFPTAAELAKMLCDNVTVTIFEPVSYLKAPELITAFDEHRMSQNFKFGVLYQKEGQLTEEEILSNNDESKDFQEFLSILGETVKLQGFTGFRGGLDVCHGQTGKDAVYTSFSGREIIFHVSTKLPFTEGDTQQLQRKRHIGNDIVALVYQEGQVPFISDIISSHFLHCFIAVRQVERASGNKEGGCKAFQVSVTAREDVPPFGPALPDPPIFTEPSRLREFLLTKLINAEISCYKAERFSRLELRTRSSLLEALRSELSAQSQCMQGSSTPSTLPHYEGNRGGLEGGGGFIENFKRAIRVRSHSFDNLGVPRKTVGTGISLKPRATQNNTCSTEKEGESEMTSKQPGTNVQQNDNLGAREINSLNCSHEDV